In Plasmodium yoelii strain 17X genome assembly, chromosome: 6, one DNA window encodes the following:
- a CDS encoding fam-a protein: MNKFYIQIVFFLLIISIYVNNKTHETELAPEKYTKHKSKKDTKPKSTNHYPTSEEVYEKNKHLLFNNPKEIIQAYAYMNKALKHLERHATSKNGYKLYNIYYAYHMLFYKKRYRGHTKIQKVEYIVFDLNKYNEIINEVWDPNSGNYFYPGSVKKKIVRMYTPNLVMIQQRWKKWPWSREKYFYAIAAKFKISKNKTIIVMASANIIDHNRKNKKYFENKIIENENLFQAEIDSEDDIRNGKLKKMFLNLNGYIVEKKNDHIYITYIDSNEHGSI; encoded by the exons ATgaacaagttttatattcaaattgttttttttcttttaatcaTCTCCATAtatgtgaataataaaaccCATGAAACTGAGCTTGCTCcagaaaaatatacaaaacacaaatcaaaaaaagaTACAAAACCCAAATCAACAAATCATTATCCTAC TTCAGAAGAagtatatgaaaaaaacaagcACCTATTATTTAACAATCCCAAAGAAATTATACAAGCGTACGCATATATGAATAAAGCTTTAAAACATTTAGAACGGCATGCTACAAGTAAAAATggctataaattatataatatatattatgcttACCATAtgcttttttataaaaaacgCTATCGAGGTCATACAAAAATTCAAAAAGTtgaatatatagtttttgATTTGAATAAG tataatgaaataataaacgAGGTGTGGGATCCAAATAGTggcaattatttttatccagGCTCGGTTAAAA aaaaaattgtCCGTATGTACACTCCAAATTTAGTAATGATACAACAACGTTGGAAAAAATGGCCATGGTCTCGtgagaaatatttttatgctatAGCTGCAAAATTTAAA ataTCAAAAAACAAAACTATAATTGTCATGGCTTCAGCAAATATAATTGATCACAAccgtaaaaataaaaaatattttgaaaacaaaataatagaaaatgaaaatttattcCAAGCGGAAATTGATTCTGAAGATGATATTAGaaatggaaaattaaaaaaaatgtttcttAACTTAAACGGATACattgttgaaaaaaaaaacgaccATATCTATATCACCTATATCGACTCT aaTGAACATGGTTCCATTTAA
- a CDS encoding fam-b protein, with protein sequence MRVSILKYALFSIFICSFEYGKNELCLERNIINIRNNRILSDGDNQFNLHEFYESTSSVENQVNDHDNDDEKNISIRNTVDSHVKKNKKSKKSLYSKNVDKKRKKLIHGHHKEIKEIEEIEEIEETEKEIDNTNNNKLAIVPIENNSVSEELENEGNIVVSEHYEINSSIEDELNDKLELNKMVNGLITKVVFLNMLVFALSVNEWIEIGLIIMSVALSFEIFFRFYQYLKLRFKVYKRSLKKKESPKKKTSNE encoded by the exons ATGAGAGTcagtattttaaaatatgctcttttttcaatttttatttgttcttTTGAATATGGGAAAAAT GAATTATGCCTTGAaaggaatataataaatattaggAATAATAGGATATTATCAGATGGAGATAACCAATTTAATTTACATGAATTTTATGAATCAACTTCGAGTGTTGAAAATCAAGTTAATGACCACGATAATGatgacgaaaaaaatatatctattcGAAATACTGTAGATTCACATGTAAAgaagaataaaaaaagtaagaAATCactttattcaaaaaatgtagataaaaaaaggaaaaagttAATTCATGGACATCAcaaagaaataaaagaaatagaaGAAATAGAAGAAATAGAAGAAACAGAAAAAGAGAttgataatacaaataataataaattagcaATAGTACCgatagaaaataattctgTATCAGAAGAATTGGAAAATGAAGGAAATATCGTAGTGAGTGAGCATTATGAGATCAATTCAAGTATCGAAGACGAATTAAATGATAAACTAGAGTTAAACAAAATGGTCAACGGATTAATTACGAAGGTGGTGTTTTTGAATATGCTTGTTTTTGCGTTATCGGTAAACGAATGGATTGAAATTGGACTTATTATTATGAGTGTAGCCCTTtcatttgaaatattttttagattttaTCAATACCTTAAATTAcgttttaaagtatataaaagatccctcaaaaaaaaagaatcccccaaaaaaaaaacatcaaatgaataa
- a CDS encoding PIR protein — protein MDKEACKTFTPLRNVITNSDNVISYRFADDSDYCTDVECENDTDRLNARCLHIFDEFFKNKSAFETEAKGNIYIVQYILIWLSYVLSLIESNEADNREHFYNTYIKDDKYNSNNIDYIAGYKGYKDLIDKNNYILSMDMSIISKLYDAFSTLCDICIGVDAESSNCDNYLEKSKRFVEIYDELNEDYNNVKGSPYNQLLSTLSNDYNNLKTVCNGFPSLPTYPRRLIIKNILISIGFIFVAVSIFLGIAYKYSLFGFRKRFQKQKLREKIKNIMKKMIH, from the exons ATGGATAAAGAAgcg TGTAAAACGTTCACTCCTTTAAGGAACGTGATTACCAATTCGGACAATGTTATAAGCTATCGATTTGCAGATGATAGTGATTACTGTACTGATGTAGAATGTGAGAATGATACCGATAGATTGAATGCTAGatgtttacatatttttgatGAATTCTTTAAGAATAAGTCTGCGTTTGAAACGGAGGCAAAGGGAAACATCTATATTGTTCAATACattttgatatggttaagttatgtGTTAAGCCTGATCGAAAGTAATGAAGCTGACAATAGAGagcatttttataatacatatataaaggatgataagtataatagtaataatatagattatATTGCTGGTTATAAAGgttataaggatcttatagataaaaataattatattttaagtaTGGATATGAgcattatatctaaattatatgatgcatttagtACATTATGTGACATTTGTATTGGGGTTGATGCAGAAAGCTCAAATTGCGATAATTATTTAGAAAAATCTAAAAGGTTTGTTGAAATATATGATGAACTTAATGaagattataataatgttaaaGGCAGCCCCTATAATCAATTATTatctacattatcaaatgattataataatttaaaaactgTATGTAATGGTTTTCCATCACTTCCAACATATCCACGaagattaataataaaaaacatacttATTTCAATTggatttatatttgttgccgtatcaattttcttgggaattgcatataag tattcattatttggatttcggaaacgatttcaaaaacaaaaattaagagaaaaaataaaaaatataatgaagaaaatgattcattaa
- a CDS encoding fam-a protein: protein MNKGYIKIALPLLSLAGYTQNVTFATGHPSDVTINANPAPKKPLFEEFPELTCEDLDEALVALDHANDASEFLIKLSETGIDDYSTHSTENGDKIIYSKKIGNMDIGRLHLTIPSASNYSNVLRKLWDFNHNKKPNEKFINGKLARVYCNYLIVLEKLSIDPNYTPLTKKYALAARVKKSNDTTVIICPSRALNYLGQIDDETDMKEMLENTQSIETDIDPEEALTKLGTNIAGFVVKKGDDNVQVTYINAIYDSSNSTDFTNDKKERGLAYTNILNLAQRI, encoded by the exons atgaataaaggCTATATTAAGATCGCTTTGCCACTTCTAAGTCTCGCAGGATACACACAAAATGTAACATTTGCAACTGGGCACCCTTCAGATGTTACTATTAACGCCAACCCCGCCCCCAAAAAACCATT ATTTGAAGAGTTCCCAGAATTGACATGTGAAGACCTTGATGAAGCTTTAGTAGCATTGGATCACGCAAACGATGCttcagaatttttaataaaactttcTGAGACGGGTATAGACGATTATTCGACCCATTCTACAGAAAATGGagacaaaattatatattctaaaaaaattggaaatatggATATTGGAAGACTTCATCTTACGATCCCATCTGCCTCTAAC taCTCTAACGTATTAAGGAAACTCTGGGATTTCAATCATAACAAAAAACCCAATGAAAAGTTTATTAAtg gAAAGCTTGCTCGTGTATACTGCAATTATTTAATCGTCCTTGAAAAGCTTAGCATAGATCCTAATTATACACCCctcacaaaaaaatatgctttAGCCGCAAGAGTTAAA AAATCAAATGACACAACTGTAATTATTTGTCCTTCAAGAGCTCTAAATTATCTTGGTCAAATCGATGATGAAACTGATATGAAAGAAATGTTAGAAAATACACAATCAATCGAAACTGACATAGATCCTGAGGAAGCATTAACCAAATTGGGTACTAACATAGCCGGATTTGTAGTTAAAAAAGGGGACGATAACGTTCAAGTTACTTATATCAACGCT ATTTATGACAGTAGTAATTCTACCGACTTTACCAACGATAAAAAAGAGAGAGGACTTGCATATACAAATATCCTAAACTTAGCACAACGCATTTGA
- a CDS encoding PIR protein, translated as MSYRVCDIISAIDNYVDDPKNSKGYNSISHFDYYCPDSNCDTDEKRVCSGFLALLKLFERIDNHEKLESDKLAEYAILWLSYKLNQKTQNGTTKLYDFYNNHIKTNSKYKEHITAGDKINNDVIKNKIKSMNMNIKDISNFYDPFKSLCKMYIEVDANNQCMSCLENAGEFFEKCEKVKNTLDISKGSSYSQLWYSLSNDYDKFKEKYNNVKCGYVSSPVACPRSSVTKNTLIKIAIIFVASSILLGVSYKYSLFGFRKKVKKRLRRKLKSLRRKWLIDI; from the exons ATGTCTTATAGAgtg tGTGATATAATTAGTGCGATTGATAATTATGTTGATGATCCGAAGAACTCGAAAGGATATAATTCTATTAGtcattttgattattattgCCCTGATAGTAACTGTGATACTGATGAAAAAAGAGTTTGTTCTGGTTTTTTAGCATTACTAAAATTGTTTGAGCGTATTGATAATCATGAAAAATTAGAGAGCGATAAACTTGCTGAATATgctattttatggttaagttataaactaaatcaaaaaacacaaaatggAACCACAAAATTAtacgatttttataataaccatataaaaacaaatagtaAATATAAAGAGCATATAACTGCTGGTGATAAGATTAATAAtgatgttataaaaaataaaataaaatcgatgaatatgaatattaaagatatatctaatttttatgatccatttaaatcattatgtaaaaTGTATATTGAAGTTGATGCAAATAACCAATGCATGTCATGTTTAGAAAATGCTGgagaattttttgaaaaatgtgaaaaagttaaaaatacTTTGGATATTTCTAAAGGAAGTTCTTATTCACAACTATGGTAtagtttatcaaatgattatgataaatttaaagagaaatataataatgttaagTGTGGTTATGTCTCATCACCTGTAGCTTGTCCACGAAGTTcagtaacaaaaaatacactaattaaaattgcaattatatttgttgcatCATCAATTTTGTTGggagtttcttataag tattcgttatttggatttcggaaaaaagttaaaaaacgTTTAAGAAGAAAGCTAAAATCATTAAGAAGAAAATGGTTAATtgatatatga
- a CDS encoding fam-a protein, with amino-acid sequence MNKFYIQIAFFLLIIPLYVNNKTLATELVPKKDAKSESKKSYPVNDNTKEIYQKNKHLLYTDIEETINACKFMNAALKQLEHHATTEYIIYEPNKYNELLNKIWDPDNGLYLNKADIKKKIVRVYTPNLVMIQQRSRRWPWSRRKYFYALAAKFKKKKTIIVMASANIIDHNRKNKKYFENKIIENANLFEAEIDSEDDIRNGKIKKTMINMVPLNKKVLLEKL; translated from the exons ATGAAtaagttttatattcaaattgctttttttcttttaatcaTACCCCTAtatgtgaataataaaaccCTTGCAACTGAGCTTGTTCCAAAAAAAGATGCAAAATCCGAATCAAAAAAATCGTATCCTGT caatgataatacaaaagaaatatatcaaaaaaacaaGCACCTATTATATACCGATATCGAAGAAACTATAAATGCGTGCAAATTTATGAATGCcgctttaaaacaattagaACATCATGCTACAA ctgaatatataatttatgagCCGAATAAG TATAATGAACTATTAAACAAGATATGGGATCCCGATAATGGCCTGTATTTAAATAAAGCCGATATTAAAA aaaaaattgtCCGTGTGTACACTCCAAATTTAGTAATGATACAACAACGTTCCAGAAGATGGCCGTGGTCTCGccgtaaatatttttatgctttaGCTGCAAAATTTAAA aaaaaaaaaactataattGTCATGGCTTCAGCAAATATAATTGACCACAAccgtaaaaataaaaaatattttgaaaacaaaataatagaaaatgcAAATTTATTCGAAGCTGAAATTGATTCTGAAGATGATATtagaaatggaaaaataaaaaaaac AATGATTAACATGGTTCCACTTAACAAAAAAGTATTATTGGAAAAGCTTTAG
- a CDS encoding fam-a protein → MNDALKQLEHHATSKAEYLIYDTNQYNELLNELWDPDCDQYINKDHVKKKIVRMYTPNLVMIQQRCKKHPWSREKYFYAIAAKYKISKNKAIFVMASANIIDHNRKNKKYFENKIVESANLFQAEVDSEDDIRNGKIKKTFVNLSGYINDEHGSI, encoded by the exons ATGAATGACGCTTTAAAACAGTTAGAACATCATGCTACAAGTAAAG CTGAATATCTAATTTATGATACGAATCAG TATAATGAACTACTAAACGAGTTATGGGATCCTGATTGTGaccaatatataaataaagaccatgttaaaa aaaaaattgtCCGTATGTACACTCCAAATTTAGTAATGATACAACAACGTTGCAAAAAACATCCGTGGTCTCGtgagaaatatttttatgctatAGCTGCAAAATATAAA ataTCAAAAAACAAAGCTATATTTGTCATGGCTTCAGCAAATATAATTGATCACAAccgtaaaaataaaaaatattttgaaaacaaAATAGTAGAAAGTGCAAATTTATTCCAAGCTGAAGTTGATTCTGAAGATGATATtagaaatggaaaaataaaaaaaacgttTGTTAACTTAAGTGGATACATT AATGATGAACATGGTTCCATTTAA
- a CDS encoding PIR protein, producing MDKTLCEQFDTLRKYIPDELNISTSNDIHKLGNAKNYCPNGGSGGTECKNDFDKIKAGCLWLFEQLFVENNKNTNTVQYIIIWLSYKLNQKTYDEIKDLNDFYTKCIKDNTHYNSCKQGDADCSKKLDENTGYTNYKKIIDGKKNLLSTNIKNMSKIYDAFKLLCNAYTELNADNTISNKSLENAKKFFEKYNELNTSDIDENSPYYQVLSTLSSDYNNFKSYCDRNNNSCSNIPSLTPTETEESDMQSSKEICVVTSPSFSIVKKLILALLIFSAITIFLGIFFKCSLFILRKRAQKEYLREKLKK from the exons aTGGATAAAACCCTG TGTGAACAGTTTGATACATTGAGAAAATATATACCCGATGAATTAAACATATCTACAAGTAATGATATTCATAAATTAGGGAATGCTAAGAATTATTGTCCTAATGGAGGTTCAGGGGGAACAGAATGTAAGAATgatttcgataaaattaaggCTGGATGTTTATGGTTGTTTGAGCAATTGTTTGtggaaaataacaaaaataccAATACTGTTCAATACATTatcatatggttaagttataaactaaATCAAAAGACGTATGACGAAATCAAGGATCTAAATGATTTTTACACTAAATGTATAAAAGATAATACGCATTATAATAGTTGTAAACAAGGTGATGCAGATTGTAGTAAGAAATTAGATGAGAATACGggatatacaaattataagaaaATCATAGATGGAAAAAAGAATTTGTTGAGtactaatattaaaaatatgtctaaaatttatgatgcatttaaactATTATGTAACGCGTATACTGAACTTAATGCAGACAACACAATATCTAATAAATCTTTAGAAAATGctaaaaaattttttgaaaaatataatgaacttAATACTTCTGATATTGATGAAAATAGTCCTTATTATCAAgtattgtctacattatcaagtgattataataattttaaaagttATTGTGATCGTAATAACAATAGTTGTAGCAATATTCCATCTCTTACCCCGACAGAAACAGAAGAAAGTGATATGCAAAGTTCTAAAGAGATTTGTGTTGTTACATCACCAAGCTTCTCgatagtaaaaaaattaattctagctttattaatattcagTGCAATAACAATCTTTTtgggaattttttttaag TGTTCGTTATTTATATTACGGAAAAGAGCTCAAAAAgaatatttaagagaaaagctaaaaaaataa
- a CDS encoding PIR protein, translating into MDSNICGIFQYITKNLEYNSNNGKYNFKDDTDFKNYCDNGNCVEETDKISAACLYFFDEFFKNSDKFVSAAKSNTNIVEYIMIWLSYMLIQIKNGENNSLNKFYTKHIENGKWYKNDVGVTAYKNYKDLIDRNAYFLSMDKSIISKLYDALTSLCSMYFNDAGHVPKCEECMNAANKFVATYEEVIKDPNISKNGLYNKVLSILSTLSTDYDNLKNNIDDSSSLPSIKTKIYMLKYGFLSFSLLSTNYFYILLLIFGTIVFFIGIYYKYSLSGFRNRFKKQYLRKKLKKIKKEWTIDI; encoded by the exons ATGGATTCAAATAta tGTGGTATCTTCCAGTATATAACGAAGAATTTAGAATATAATTCGaataatggaaaatataattttaaagatGATACAGATTTCAAAAATTATTGTGATAATGGAAACTGTGTAGAGGAAACCGATAAAATTAGTGCTgcatgtttatatttttttgatgaaTTTTTTAAGAATTCTGATAAGTTTGTGTCTGCTGCAAAAAGTAACACCAATATTGttgaatatattatgatatggttaagttatatgttaatccAAATCAAAAATGGAGAAAACAACAGtctaaataaattttatactaAACATATAGAAAATGGCAAGTGgtataaaaatgatgtaGGTGTTACtgcttataaaaattataaggatcttatagatagaaatgcttattttttaagtatggACAAGAgcattatatctaaattatatgatgcattaaCATCATTATGTAGTATGTATTTTAACGATGCTGGACACGTCCCAAAATGCGAGGAATGTATGAACGCTGCAAATAAGTTTGTTGCAACCTATGAAGAAGTTATCAAAGATCCTAATATTAGTAAAAATggtttatataataaagtattatctattttatctactttatcaactgattatgataatttaaaaaataacattgaCGATAGTTCATCCTTGCCATCGATAAAAACAAAGATTTATATGCTAAAATATggatttttatcatttagtTTGTTATCAAcaaactatttttatatacttttattgatatttggtacaatagtattttttataggaatttattataag tattcgttatctGGATTTCGGAAtcgatttaaaaaacaatatttaaggaaaaaactaaaaaaaataaagaaggaATGGACCATtgatatatga
- a CDS encoding PIR protein, which yields MNKKVCEKFENVWEFFPDELNKGEYKYSDNNFLDGYCDDNSCSTDLGKMNAGFFYLFNVLFGDSGLLNSRETSNINVVEYIMIWLCYMLNLKSTKDGSITNLNNFYKVNIENHNKYNSFIQLIKKKKELMNISDDKVSKLYKLFKILCEMYTKVDEDNKNCNNYLKDDNQFTKMYKEISNGHDVTNDRSYNQILSTLLTDYNKLKNECKQISSSQPKEAEQILAQSSEDTSSSSIGNKLISVLSIFGAIAFLLGISYKYSLFGFRKRFQKQKLREKLKNIKKRINH from the exons atgaataagaaagtg tgtgaaaAGTTCGAGAATGTATGGGAGTTTTTTCCCGATGAATTGAATAAAGgagaatataaatatagtgataataattttttagatGGTTATTGTGACGATAATAGTTGTAGTACTGATTTAGGAAAAATGAATGCtggatttttttatttgtttaatgTACTCTTTGGGGATTCTGGTTTGCTTAATTCTCGTGAAACAAGTAACATCAATGTTGTTgaatacattatgatatggttatgttatatgttaaacctaaagAGTACTAAAGATGGTAGCATCACCAatctaaataatttttataaagtaaatatagaaaatcaCAACAAGTATAATAGTTTCATTCagcttataaaaaaaaaaaaagaattgaTGAATATTTCTGATGATAAAGTGTCTAAACTTTATaagttatttaaaattttatgtgAAATGTATACTAAAGTTGATGAAGACAATAAAAATTGCAATAACTATTTGAAAGATGATAATCAATTTACTAAAATGTATAAAGAAATTAGTAATGGTCATGATGTTACTAATGATAGGTCCTATAATCAAATATTGTCTACTTTATTaactgattataataaattaaaaaatgaatgtaaACAGATTTCGTCCTCTCAACCAAAAGAAGCAGAACAAATTCTTGCACAAAGTTCTGAAGAtacatcaagttcgtcgataggaaacaaattaatttcagttttatcgatatttggtgcaatagcatttcttttaggaatttcttataag tattcgctatttggatttcggaagcgatttcaaaaacaaaaattaagagaaaagctaaaaaatataaagaagagaataaatcattaa
- a CDS encoding fam-a protein, with translation MSKGYIKIALVLLSLVGYTQNVAFASEQPSDVTKANPEPQKTVFEESTNLICTDLDEILLAINHIMEASELLIKLSKTGIDDYSSYSTENGDKTIYSKKIGNMDIGRLHLTIPSTSNYSNLLKDLWDFDDNNNSGGKFINGNPVRVYSKYLVMLEKLNTDPNYTPLIKKYALAANYKHSSDTIIILCPSRALNYLGQNDDKTDIKEMLVSTQPIQTDIDAEEALAKLDTNIAGFVIKTGDKDKVDVTYINAIYDSGNSTDFANDKKERGLAYTNILSIAQRI, from the exons ATGAGTAAAGGATATATTAAGATTGCTTTGGTACTTTTAAGTCTCGTAGGATATACGCAGAATGTAGCATTTGCAAGCGAACAGCCTTCAGATGTTACTAAGGCCAACCCCGAACCCCAAAAAACAGT ATTTGAGGAATCCACAAACTTGATATGTACAGACCTtgatgaaattttattagcAATAAATCATATAATGGAAGCTTCAGaacttttaataaaactttcCAAGACTGGTATAGACGATTATTCGTCCTATTCTACAGAAAATGGAGACAAAACTATATATTCTAagaaaattggaaatatggATATTGGAAGACTTCATCTTACGATCCCTTCTACCTCTAAC taCTCTAACTTATTAAAGGACCTCTGGGATTTCGATGATAACAACAACTCTGGTGGCAAGTTTATTAAtg GAAATCCTGTTCGTGTATACTCCAAATATTTAGTCATGCTTGAAAAACTTAACACAGATCCTAATTATACACCcctcataaaaaaatatgctttAGCCGCAAATTATAAA CATTCAAGTGACACAATTATAATTCTTTGTCCTTCAAGAGCTCTAAATTATCTCGGtcaaaatgatgataaaactGATATAAAAGAAATGTTAGTAAGTACCCAGCCAATCCAAACTGACATTGATGCTGAGGAAGCATTAGCCAAATTGGATACTAACATAGCTGGATTTGTAATTAAAACAGGGGACAAAGATAAAGTTGATGTTACTTATATCAATGCT ATTTATGATTCTGGCAATTCTACCGACTTTGCCAACGATAAAAAAGAGAGAGGACTTGCATATACAAATATCCTAAGCATAGCACAACGCATTTGA
- a CDS encoding fam-a protein, which yields MNKFYIKIVFFLLTTPLCVNNKTIVIELSLKKDTKPKSTNLYPTNDSSEEVYEKNIHLLCNDPKETKNACNVMKEALIQLEYHTTNIVDYGLYKIYYTDYVRFDNVKYQYNTNVEKKQYIVDNPDMYNKIINKYWDPDSDHFLYIGSVKRKIARVYTPNLVIIQQRSRKWPWSREKYFYALAAKFEISENKTIIVMTSANINDHNPSNEKYENEIVKSANLFKTDINSEDDIRKGYLKKTFVNIAGYIIEKKDKYLDVTHVESIDRYAPSFLKRMIRKALNNFSPQK from the exons atgaataagttttatattaaaattgttttttttcttttaaccaCCCCCCTATGtgtgaataataaaaccATTGTAATCGAGCtttctttaaaaaaagatacaAAACCCAAATCAACAAATCTTTATCCTAC cAATGATAGTTCAGAAGAAGTATATGAAAAGAACATACACCTATTATGTAACGATCCCAAAGAAACTAAAAATGCATGCAACGTTATGAAAGAAGCTTTAATACAATTAGAATATCATACTACAAATATAGTTGATTAtggattatataaaatatattatactgaTTATGTGCGCTTTGATAATGTAAAATATcaatataatacaaatgttgaaaaaaaacaatatatagtTGATAATCCAGATATG tataataaaataataaacaagtaTTGGGATCCCGATAGTgatcattttttgtatataggCTCGGTTAAAA GAAAAATTGCCCGTGTGTACACTCCaaatttagtaataatacaaCAACGTTCCAGAAAATGGCCATGGTCTcgtgaaaaatatttttatgctttaGCTGCAAAATTTGAA atATCAGAAAACAAAACTATAATTGTCATGACTTcagcaaatataaatgatcacAACCCTTccaatgaaaaatatgaaaacgAAATCGTAAAAAGCGCAAATTTATTCAAAACTGACATTAATTCTGAAGATGATATTAGAAAAGGatacttaaaaaaaacatttgtTAACATAGCTGGATATAtcattgaaaaaaaagacaaatatCTTGATGTCACCCATGTCGAATCT atTGATCGCTATGCCCCCAGTTTCCTAAAACGCATGATTAGAAAAgctttaaataatttttcccctcaaaaataa
- a CDS encoding PIR protein produces MDYDMCESFDMVIKNYPDKTNNSEGCDIHDIDGIEEYCVDEESGEGECKTELDKINAACLWLLNENIAKGIDDLSKEKINVFIIYIMIWLNYMLNLKKDDKTNLNYLYTNHIGKNVNYTNCTNGGKDCNSKLNTKAGYNNFKDIMDKRKDLLNINFEDISKFYEAFKLLCKIPTEYDEGKLECTEYLKIAKEFVAKYNEFNIVSDITEDDPYYQVLFTLSTDYDNFKEDYNASCMNIPSLPPIKSTQNHIQSSEEHSEHGSVQNSGVTSSSLSIVKKLILALSIFSAITIFLGIFYKCSLFVLRKRAQKQHLREKLKNIKKRINH; encoded by the exons atggattatgatatg TGTGAAAGTTTTGATATggtaattaaaaattatccCGATAAAACAAACAATTCTGAAGGATGTGATATTCATGATATAGATGGTATTGAGGAATACTGCGTTGATGAAGAATCAGGCGAAGGAGAATGTAAGACTGAGctcgataaaataaatgctgCATGCTTATGGTTGCTCAATGAAAATATTGCTAAAGGGATTGATGATTTaagtaaagaaaaaattaatgtgtttattatatacattatgatatggttaaattatatgttaaacctaaagAAAGATGACAAAACAAACCTAAATTATTTGTATACTAATCATATAGGAAAAAATGTGAATTATACTAATTGTACAAATGGTGGTAAAGATTGTAATAGTAAATTAAATACTAAAGCaggatataataattttaaggaTATCATGGATAAAAGAAAGGATTTGTTGAACATTAATTTTGaagatatatctaaattttatgaagcatttaaattattatgtaaaattCCTACTGAATATGATGAAGGCAAGCTAGAATGCAcggaatatttaaaaatagctAAAGAATTTGTtgcaaaatataatgaatttaatatCGTTTCTGATATTACTGAAGATGATCCCTATTATCAAGTATTGTTTACATTATCaactgattatgataattttaaagaGGACTATAATGCTAGTTGTATGAATATTCCATCGCTTCCACCGATAAAATCAACACAAAATCACATACAAAGTTCTGAAGAGCATTCTGAACATGGTTCTGTACAAAATTCTGGTGTTACATCATCAAGCTTGTCgatagtaaaaaaattaattctaGCTTTATCAATATTCAGTgcaataacaatttttttgggaattttttataag tgtTCGTTATTTGTATTACGGAAAAGagctcaaaaacaacatttaagagaaaaactaaaaaatataaagaagagaataaatcattaa